In Pedobacter sp. W3I1, one DNA window encodes the following:
- a CDS encoding esterase family protein, with product MMYTTILSVKVNTSHFKIPSAYLKHEVEIDIYTPEGILGNEKIELLLLNDGQDVAKMDFRRILEEAHHAKRNHRLIVVAIKASEDRLMEYGVAGVPDFKGRGAKANLYSDFVIKELLPFVKKKIAMPITGKVGFAGFSLGGLSAFDISWNNPSAFDVVGVFSGAFWWRKKDLAEGYTDADRIMHQQMENTSTKPDMKFWLMTGTEDEKADRNKNMIIDSIDDTIDVVKILLNKGYKRPENVFYYEKVGGKHDVPTWESVMPAFLDWAFEV from the coding sequence ATGATGTACACTACAATTTTATCGGTAAAAGTTAACACCAGCCATTTTAAAATACCTTCAGCTTATTTAAAGCATGAGGTAGAAATAGATATTTACACGCCTGAAGGTATTTTGGGGAATGAGAAAATAGAGCTTCTTTTATTAAACGATGGTCAGGATGTGGCCAAAATGGATTTCCGCCGGATTTTAGAAGAGGCCCACCATGCCAAGAGAAACCATAGGTTAATTGTTGTGGCTATTAAGGCGTCAGAAGACCGATTAATGGAATATGGTGTGGCAGGTGTTCCCGATTTTAAGGGACGTGGAGCGAAAGCTAACCTTTACAGCGATTTTGTGATCAAAGAACTTTTACCTTTCGTTAAAAAGAAAATTGCAATGCCGATTACTGGCAAAGTGGGTTTTGCAGGATTTTCTTTGGGCGGTTTATCTGCTTTTGATATTTCCTGGAATAATCCATCAGCTTTTGATGTTGTCGGCGTTTTTTCAGGCGCATTTTGGTGGAGAAAAAAAGATTTGGCAGAAGGTTATACCGATGCCGACCGGATTATGCATCAGCAAATGGAAAATACTTCTACCAAGCCGGATATGAAATTCTGGTTAATGACCGGAACGGAAGATGAAAAGGCCGACAGGAATAAAAATATGATCATCGATTCGATAGATGATACGATTGATGTGGTTAAAATACTCTTGAATAAAGGCTATAAACGACCTGAAAATGTTTTTTATTATGAAAAAGTTGGCGGTAAACACGATGTTCCAACATGGGAAAGTGTAATGCCAGCCTTTTTAGATTGGGCATTCGAAGTTTAA
- a CDS encoding esterase family protein, with the protein MVKEEHKKWYSPNLSGEIDMLIFGHGGIPILLFPTSMGRYFENKDFKLIDSVEGFINEGKIKIYCPDGVDKLSWYNKSIHPADRVKNHIWYDKYLLEEVAPLARHETGHSKIITAGCSFGGYHAANFAFRHPWLVSHMFSMSGAFDISGQLEGFYNDDVYFNNPVDYLLNNSNPELHYMKIVLGTTDHDMCRPDNERLSEILSKKGIDHWLDIRQNADHDWPIWREMFPDYIAQL; encoded by the coding sequence ATGGTTAAAGAAGAACATAAGAAATGGTACAGCCCGAATTTAAGTGGCGAAATCGACATGCTCATCTTTGGTCACGGTGGTATCCCTATTCTACTGTTCCCGACAAGCATGGGTCGATATTTTGAAAATAAAGATTTCAAGTTAATAGATTCTGTTGAGGGTTTTATTAACGAAGGAAAAATTAAGATCTATTGCCCGGATGGCGTTGACAAATTAAGCTGGTATAATAAAAGTATTCATCCCGCAGACAGGGTTAAAAACCACATCTGGTACGACAAGTATTTATTGGAAGAGGTAGCGCCTTTGGCCAGGCACGAAACCGGGCACAGTAAAATCATTACTGCTGGCTGTAGCTTCGGCGGTTATCATGCAGCAAATTTTGCTTTCCGGCATCCGTGGTTGGTTAGCCATATGTTTAGCATGAGCGGCGCTTTCGATATTTCTGGTCAGCTGGAAGGCTTTTACAACGATGATGTTTATTTTAACAACCCGGTTGATTATCTGCTGAACAACAGTAACCCCGAGCTGCATTACATGAAAATTGTTTTGGGCACAACAGACCATGATATGTGCAGACCAGACAATGAGCGTTTGTCTGAAATCTTAAGTAAAAAGGGCATCGACCACTGGTTGGATATCAGGCAAAATGCCGATCACGATTGGCCCATCTGGAGAGAGATGTTTCCAGATTATATTGCACAGCTTTAG
- a CDS encoding RimK family alpha-L-glutamate ligase: protein MKKIGILFGQERSFPEAVIERINQKAEKGITAEAVKIDKIFQNVPLGYSVIIDRISQDVPFYRASLKNAAITGTAVINNPFWWSADEKFFNNALAEQIGVPVPKTALIPSREHPTGTTGESFSNLTMPLDWDAIFEYTGFPAYMKPYDGGGWRDVYKLHDKEDFFDKHSGTQQLVMLLQEEIIFEEYFRCYCIGGKYVRIMQYDPRNPHHLRYATEGKSPDPKLLKTVEEYTLKLCKYLGYDFNTVEFAVRDGVPIAIDFCNPAPDADIKSVGQENFDWVVETTANYAIERAKTQKDGQDNLTWGEYIKSSVGGKPLIAKAAPKVAKTATPKKATATEKAKAATTEKTAVKPKKAAAKK from the coding sequence ATGAAAAAAATAGGGATTTTATTTGGACAGGAACGCTCTTTTCCTGAAGCCGTAATCGAAAGAATCAATCAAAAAGCAGAAAAAGGCATTACTGCCGAAGCTGTTAAAATCGACAAAATATTTCAGAATGTGCCATTGGGTTATTCGGTAATTATCGACCGCATTTCGCAAGATGTACCATTCTATCGTGCATCGTTAAAAAATGCCGCAATTACCGGAACTGCCGTAATCAACAACCCATTTTGGTGGAGCGCCGACGAAAAGTTTTTCAATAATGCCCTGGCCGAACAAATTGGTGTTCCCGTACCGAAAACAGCATTAATTCCATCTAGAGAACACCCTACAGGAACCACTGGAGAATCGTTTTCGAACCTAACCATGCCTTTAGATTGGGATGCCATTTTTGAATATACAGGGTTCCCGGCCTATATGAAACCTTACGATGGTGGTGGCTGGAGAGATGTTTATAAACTTCATGATAAAGAAGATTTTTTTGATAAACACAGCGGTACCCAACAACTGGTAATGCTTTTGCAGGAAGAAATCATTTTTGAAGAATATTTCAGGTGTTATTGCATAGGTGGCAAATACGTTCGTATTATGCAGTATGATCCACGAAATCCACATCATTTACGGTATGCAACTGAAGGTAAATCGCCCGATCCGAAATTGCTTAAAACTGTAGAAGAATACACCTTAAAACTATGTAAATATTTAGGATACGATTTCAATACGGTTGAATTCGCGGTGCGTGATGGAGTGCCTATTGCGATCGATTTCTGTAACCCTGCCCCTGATGCTGATATTAAAAGCGTTGGTCAGGAAAATTTTGACTGGGTAGTAGAAACCACAGCAAATTATGCCATTGAAAGAGCAAAAACACAAAAAGACGGTCAGGATAATTTAACCTGGGGCGAATACATTAAATCGTCGGTTGGTGGTAAACCGTTAATTGCAAAGGCTGCACCAAAGGTGGCTAAAACAGCCACACCAAAGAAAGCGACCGCAACAGAAAAGGCTAAAGCTGCAACAACAGAAAAAACAGCTGTAAAGCCTAAAAAAGCTGCAGCAAAAAAATAA
- a CDS encoding carboxylate-amine ligase, translated as MNEFTLGIEEEYMVIDPVTRELTSHDQKIVEAAQKIHKDQVKAEMHQAVVEVGTGICKTTTEARKEISQLRYTVSQLAGEQGLRIGAAGTHPFSHWEKQLITEHPRYNEIVNELQEAARSNLIFGLHVHVGFQSRELAIHIANQVRYFLPHVFALSTNSPFWESRNTGYKSFRTKIFDKFPRTGIPDIFNSIEDYDNYVKLLIKTNCMDNAKKIWWDIRVHPFFDTVEFRICDCPMLIDETMAFTALFQALCAKLYKLRLQNMEFISYSRALINENKWRAARYGIDGNLIDFGKEMEVNCRNLILELLDFVDDVVDDLGCRDDINYVHKILEHGTGADRQLAVYQQTGNFEAVVDYITTQTLIGAK; from the coding sequence ATGAACGAGTTTACGCTGGGCATAGAAGAAGAATACATGGTAATTGATCCCGTTACCAGAGAACTTACTTCTCACGACCAAAAAATTGTAGAGGCTGCGCAAAAGATTCACAAAGACCAGGTAAAGGCAGAAATGCACCAGGCTGTAGTAGAAGTTGGAACTGGCATTTGCAAAACCACCACCGAAGCACGTAAAGAGATTTCTCAATTGCGTTATACCGTATCGCAACTCGCCGGAGAACAAGGCTTAAGGATTGGAGCTGCTGGTACTCACCCTTTTTCACACTGGGAAAAGCAGTTAATTACAGAACATCCCCGCTATAACGAGATTGTGAATGAACTGCAGGAAGCCGCACGTTCTAACCTCATTTTTGGTCTGCACGTACATGTAGGTTTCCAATCGCGCGAACTGGCCATTCATATCGCCAACCAGGTGAGGTATTTTTTACCACACGTTTTTGCTTTATCTACCAATTCTCCTTTCTGGGAATCGCGGAACACCGGTTACAAATCTTTCCGCACTAAAATTTTCGATAAATTTCCCCGTACCGGCATTCCTGATATTTTTAATAGCATAGAGGATTACGATAACTATGTAAAACTACTCATCAAAACCAATTGCATGGATAATGCAAAAAAGATTTGGTGGGATATCCGTGTACATCCATTTTTTGATACGGTTGAATTCCGCATTTGCGATTGCCCGATGCTGATTGATGAAACCATGGCTTTTACCGCCTTATTTCAGGCATTATGCGCCAAACTATATAAATTACGTTTGCAGAACATGGAATTTATCAGTTATTCGAGGGCGTTAATTAATGAGAACAAATGGCGGGCTGCACGTTATGGAATTGATGGGAACCTCATCGATTTTGGAAAAGAGATGGAAGTAAACTGCCGCAATCTTATTTTAGAATTATTGGATTTTGTAGATGATGTTGTGGATGATTTAGGTTGCCGTGATGACATTAATTACGTGCATAAAATTCTGGAACATGGCACGGGCGCAGACCGGCAGTTGGCAGTTTACCAGCAAACTGGTAACTTTGAGGCGGTGGTAGATTACATTACTACTCAAACACTTATAGGCGCAAAGTAA